A DNA window from Boseongicola sp. contains the following coding sequences:
- the pheS gene encoding phenylalanine--tRNA ligase subunit alpha produces the protein MDDLRQKYLDAIADAGDESALEDLRIAAVGKKGEVSLKMRELGRMTPEERQVAGPALNALKDEINSALSAKKSALGDAALDARLRDEWLDVTLPGRPSNKGTIHPVSQVTEEVTAILADMGFPVAEGPQVETDWFSFDALNIPDYHPARSEMDTFYMHREDGDDRPPHVLRPHTSPVQIRSMQKNGAPIRIIAPGRVYRADYDQTHTPMFHQVEGLAIDKDISMANLKWVLEEFFSAFFGTSVKTRFRASHFPFTEPSAEVDIQCSWEGGTVKVGEGDGWLEVLGSGMVHPNVLSAAGVDPAEWQGFAFGMGIDRMAMLKYGIPDLRAFFDSDLRWLRHYGFAALDQPTLHGGLVR, from the coding sequence ATGGACGATCTACGGCAGAAATATCTCGATGCCATTGCGGATGCAGGTGATGAATCCGCGCTTGAGGATCTGCGCATTGCCGCCGTCGGCAAAAAGGGCGAGGTCTCGCTGAAAATGCGTGAACTTGGACGCATGACGCCCGAGGAACGCCAAGTCGCTGGCCCGGCTCTGAACGCCCTGAAGGACGAGATCAATTCAGCCCTTTCAGCGAAGAAATCCGCGCTGGGCGATGCCGCCCTTGATGCCCGTCTGCGTGATGAATGGCTGGACGTTACACTGCCCGGTCGCCCCAGCAACAAGGGCACCATCCACCCCGTCAGCCAGGTCACGGAAGAAGTCACAGCCATCCTCGCCGACATGGGCTTTCCCGTCGCCGAAGGACCGCAGGTGGAAACCGATTGGTTTAGCTTCGATGCCCTTAACATCCCCGATTACCACCCCGCCCGCAGCGAGATGGACACGTTCTATATGCACCGCGAGGACGGCGATGATCGCCCGCCCCACGTGCTGCGCCCCCACACCTCGCCCGTGCAAATCCGCTCAATGCAGAAAAACGGCGCTCCGATCCGCATCATCGCGCCGGGTAGGGTTTACCGCGCCGACTATGACCAGACCCACACCCCGATGTTCCATCAGGTCGAAGGCCTCGCCATCGACAAGGATATCTCGATGGCCAACCTCAAATGGGTACTGGAAGAATTCTTCTCGGCCTTCTTCGGCACCTCCGTCAAAACCCGCTTCCGCGCCTCGCACTTTCCGTTCACCGAGCCCTCTGCCGAGGTCGACATCCAGTGTTCCTGGGAAGGCGGCACAGTGAAAGTCGGCGAAGGCGATGGCTGGCTCGAGGTTCTGGGCTCCGGCATGGTCCACCCCAACGTTCTGTCAGCAGCAGGTGTTGACCCGGCGGAATGGCAAGGCTTTGCCTTCGGCATGGGCATCGACCGTATGGCAATGTTGAAATACGGCATCCCCGACCTGCGCGCCTTCTTCGACAGCGATCTGCGCTGGCTCAGACACTACGGCTTTGCAGCGCTCGACCAACCAACACTCCACGGCGGCTTGGTGCGATGA
- a CDS encoding glycosyltransferase codes for MTKKTELQPAPDHPPTDRITSVSIVVPFLNEEDTLAALYEELSAVESELGTPFEIIFVDDGSTDKSRSVAQDLAARHDNLRLIGFRRNFGKAAALSYGFRVATGDVVVTMDADLQDDPKEIPRFIEEIQSGADLVSGWKRRRHDPIDKTLPSRIFNAMTSRAFNIEIHDINCGFKAYRREVLSHLNLYGELHRFTPALANAGGFSVREIEVEHRAREHGVSKYGWSRMVKGLLDLLTVMLITRYGARPLHFFGMIGLPILGLGGLFIGYLSVLWLLGMGPIGTRPLLQIGILFVVTGVQLLGIGLIAELVLASKLREDDKYVAQPLDDKSERPE; via the coding sequence ATGACCAAAAAAACCGAGTTGCAACCTGCACCGGATCATCCGCCGACGGATCGCATTACAAGCGTCTCAATTGTGGTGCCCTTTCTGAACGAAGAAGACACCCTTGCTGCGCTTTATGAAGAACTTTCCGCAGTCGAAAGCGAGCTAGGCACGCCTTTTGAGATTATCTTCGTCGATGACGGAAGTACCGATAAAAGTCGATCAGTGGCACAAGACCTTGCGGCACGACACGATAATTTAAGATTGATCGGATTTCGTCGGAATTTTGGCAAGGCAGCGGCCCTGTCCTATGGGTTTCGGGTGGCTACAGGAGATGTGGTGGTAACCATGGATGCCGATCTGCAGGACGATCCCAAGGAAATACCGCGCTTTATCGAAGAGATACAATCCGGAGCTGACTTGGTCAGTGGCTGGAAACGTCGAAGACACGATCCCATCGACAAAACACTGCCATCACGCATCTTCAACGCCATGACTTCGCGCGCCTTCAACATCGAAATTCACGACATTAATTGCGGTTTCAAAGCCTATCGTCGCGAGGTTCTTTCCCACTTAAATCTATATGGCGAGTTGCATCGGTTTACCCCGGCATTGGCAAATGCAGGTGGTTTCTCTGTTCGCGAAATCGAAGTCGAACATCGCGCCCGCGAGCATGGCGTTTCGAAGTATGGCTGGTCGCGAATGGTGAAAGGCTTGCTGGACTTGCTGACGGTGATGCTAATTACGCGCTATGGTGCCAGGCCATTGCACTTTTTTGGCATGATCGGCCTGCCAATTCTGGGATTGGGTGGACTTTTCATCGGCTATCTCTCGGTTCTATGGCTGCTGGGAATGGGGCCGATTGGCACAAGGCCGCTTTTGCAGATCGGAATCCTGTTTGTCGTGACCGGAGTTCAATTGTTAGGCATCGGATTAATTGCAGAATTGGTGTTGGCATCGAAACTGAGAGAAGACGACAAATATGTTGCCCAACCGCTGGATGACAAATCGGAGCGTCCTGAATGA